The Hermetia illucens chromosome 2, iHerIll2.2.curated.20191125, whole genome shotgun sequence genomic interval ATTGGACGATATAAAATTGCAAGTGGAAGGATTGAAGCATGGATCTCTGTACTTCGCGTCATCGCTGAAGAGGCGAGGAACAAAACGAGCCCTTCTCACCATGATTATTCTATGTTTTGTGCAGCAGTCGACCTTCATATCGGCATACATGTTCTGGGCATCTGAATCGGGAATGGTAAGATCTTTTCTAGAAAATTGTAATAGATGCACTTtatacccccttaaattctctGTTTTAGATAATCGCTCTTGAACATAACTTCTTCTGGTTTGCCGTAATGGTACAAATTCTGGTTCAAATGATCGGAGTCTTTTCAAGTCTTATAACTATTGATTCATCAGGACGACGTACGTTACTTTTGATCTCAGCGGCCTTAGTGATGATCAGCACGATGGGTTTAGCGATTCGGATATTATACTATGATGATCAATGGCTGCAGAATATCAATCAAGTCGACATAATATTTACGACTTCCGCAACCATCATGCACTCAGTGGGCCTTACCACAATACCATGGCTGTTAACCACGGAAATGTATACGCCAGACATAAAATGGCTTGGGGGTGTGATCAGTGCCGTTTTTGCTTGGTCTCGACGTCTTGCTGTCAGTGAGTTTTTATATTTCTACGACAAAGAAATGGTTTTTCGGGTAAATGTAGTGTTAGCAAGTATTTCTGCCGCGATTGGTATTTTGGTTGCGTTCTTTCTAGTTATTGAAACTAGAAACCGTAAAATGGGTGAAATACATGAGATTTTAAATGGTGGTAGAATAGAGAAGTAGCAAACGATTTGTACTACTggcgaaaataataaagtttgtCGTAAATATCTGAAGTTAAAACTAAGATTTTTGCAAGGAGAATAACGTTCCAAAGATGGAAACTAACCGTGAATTCAACTTGAATTTCGTCCTCTCCTTTCTACAGTTCTGGGGAAGATATCATAAGAACTTCGATATCTTTTTGATTATGAATTGGGATATCTATACGTAAATGTCTTAGGCGATTCTAACGAGATGGCGGAGCGATGAATTTTCTCTAGTAGTAAGATAAATTCGACAGCACCCTTCGTAGGAATTGGTCAGGCAGGAAGGTTTTCTAACAAACCGTTACACAGAAGTGAAGCCTAGTTAGCCTCCATATGACGCTTCTTCGataataatgtactattctAACATTCTAGCAATCCACTCCGGCATTGCCCATCCAGTTACCCTTACTTTTCCTATAGTACAGCAATGTTTTGTGGGCTCCCTTGACTGCAAATTTCTAAGTATATGTTGTatatttttctctttatttAGGTCCTCTTAGTAGTCAAGCGGGTGACTATAATGGAGTTTGCCATGATGGGGGAATTTAGTAGGGGAAGACCCTTAGAAAACTACTCAGAAAAAACTAAAGTAAACAATAACTACAACTAAAGACAATGATGTGGGAGGCGACATGATGGAACAGCTCTGGGGGCCAAGGCCGAGCCGAGCTCTGAGCACCAAGGACAGTGGACCATCCATAAACCGACATACAGATTAGAGACAAATAAGAGGTAGGGGCGGGGAGGATATGCCCAAAAGTGTAAACGATTAAGTTACAAGGTTAATATTAAAGGCAATAAAACACTAAGTCTAACTAAAAGAGAGCGGTTGCAGCCAAAGGTACCACCGGGGATGGAGCACTCTTTGAAAACTTCCTTTAAAAGGCCATCACCTGAGTTCCGGTGACCTAGTCGTATTTAAACTGGAGCAGGCCGGAGAGGAGTTtctatggctcacgaccgatcagcttcatcagaaaaactgcaacatttgacgtcCACATTCGCAGCAAAGAAGGCGAACCTGTTGGTAGGCTGCGATGCTactgcaaggcatacgctttggagcagctcgggaatcaacgaaagaggtgagtctttCTCCGATTTTATTATAAACACAAACTATCGGTGTGGAACTGGGCAGTACACCATGCTTCCATTATCCCAACTTGGGAAGCTGTGACGGTTGCGAAGTGGTCCTTGATAACACCCTGCTCATGGATTATTGGATTCTTAGGGGGGAGAATTGGAGAGTCTCTGACGAGAAATCTTTTTCAGATCACAGGTCGATACTTTTCGGtttagtttggtcaagttatcaagaacaaattcTCTGGTGCAGAGATTGGTAAGATGGAATGAAAGTCAAAAGTCGAGGTTTTAGAAAATTCGACTTTCCGACGCAACAGAATtcttcgaaatcgataaagaattTGCCACTGAGTCCTCATCAATACTCCCAGAGCTTGAGATAGATTGTTCCAGTAGCGAAATATGCTTAGATGAAAAGGATTCCGACACTGAACAGCCAGAGGAAACATCAGAGGTACTATCAAATCAGGCTGctttgaaaacaatttcaatcttaaagtttttttataaaaacgactacattgccttcgagcatttaaaaaatttagagGGACGTATTTAAACACTGTTCTTGGAAGAAAAAGAGAGAAAATGTTGCGTCAGTCCACAATTTCCgagctttttgaaaaatataatgtaaataaaaattgaataaatcttTAGTTTAAGTTTTCTCCCTCGATGATTGCCTACCTTATCGTGGTGTGGGAGCTCAGTACGGAagttcctccaggaaacgggaggtgacacctgaagccaagcggtaatcaaaaccccaagtcaAGGTATGACTACcctgccgagggctgaatggtcacagggattAAGATGTGAcggtaaacggtgaactctggcgACCCCTAGTTTCAACTAGCCGTGTCTCGGAAAAAAAGGGGACTGCTGAGATCGACCTACTTTCCCCAATAAAACTCAGGCcatataaaaaaacaaaaaaaaaccgttaaacacaattaaacctcgatcgtgacgGTCCAGCCCCGAGTGAAGGGCCAACCCTAAGCTCATTGATgcagaacctgagtctagactcagattctccacttactcaggtgggaaccaatctaattgagACCcaatccttaacggacgagccgaagcaggccccttctgtcagcactcctgaccccaggctccaatcggcgccacttgctgaggctaaagtcttgtccATAGGTAAACACCTGTGCACGAGCAGCAaatagccttcgggcaaaccgcctccgggaaaagcacaacccaagagctgtgccaaggttgaggggaaaggatcaTTCGGGACACCTGCGGCTAAGAGGAAACCGAAGCgcgcagcggtcctcggacgatcctaactcttcgacacaaaaggcagcaaagagggctcggccggcaacagctaggccttcatttgcagccaaggctatcgaagccgatgggtgGGTCCTGTAtgaatccatccggttacgatactgagcagtgcgaaaagcttaggaggaaactcctcctagccgTAAGGACTGCttcctcgcaaggcattaagctttggtTTGAGTCCGTaaatgtataccgtaaaatgttacggctaaacttttccAACGAatacacgaacgagtggctcaggcagtactgctcctccctcaacgatgtgtggaagggtgcgcgactaaccttgaaaagggtctctgagctaccatcgttaaaaaagtgcttcttctggcttccagaagaagagcggaatggtgctggggttctggaacaatttggtgtgcagaataacctcaacagttccacctggatgctgctaggcagaaAACAGGAgggagagccgataggccgggaactttactcactatcggcgttcccgaacccaaTGTTAAGAGGGTTCGGGAAATATCGGGCTGCTGGCTCTACTACGGACTAGGGACCGTCACGGTACAAGTGTCAAATtttcagcattgtaaagcggtgactgcaatatgccaaaagtaaaggcatggggaagttccaacatcaatacaagatgatcgagactactggagtatatagcaggaaccgatttgcagatccttaatttgggtaatgaacccactttcttcaacgtggtcaggcgagaggtcatcgacatcacggtggcatctcctgacatcgcattgatttcataatgggcagggatccacctccacccactccatttcggaatccgccgaataattgagcgcccgagtcacgatccctgggaggcgcatcaaatccattgctggaattgagaagacaactcaTATGATTACaaccagcatgagagaagctttcgaagaaagctgtccattcgagatgccaaagaagggtaaaacaccatggtggaactcggatttggcaaaacagaggagaacgaccaggatgctcctcaaccgtgctctgaagtgtgattcaggcgctagctggaatcgctataaagaggcatagAAGGTTCTAAAAAGaaacataagatcggctaaacgattatcatggagacgcttttgcgagactaactctcttgaggcaacctcaaagctgaagcggattctggttaaagaacatagccagaaactgggtatttacatttacagaacgagaggtacacagaaagcgatgaaaaaacggcaaactgtttgcttgaagtgcacttcccaggcagcatccaaaatctaatctcggggccaacagatgcgtacagccctcaaccgagagactggaatctgacatgcaaaatagtatcactggagcgagtaaaatgggcatttaactagttccatagatacaagtctgcaggtccggatggcatcattcctgcgctagtaatagagggaatggatgccctccatctatatattcggaatatatatcatgCATGCCTAGTACATGCTAATATTCCAATTAAACGGCgtaatgtgaaggtgttgttcattcccaaagcagggaaacccacctacacaggcACAAAAAGCTTCCCACCGATCAATTTCTACTAAAAGGGCTAGAaaaactagtagatcggttcataaggaatacacgcattcctaagtggccacttcaccataggcaatacGACTAccaaaaggcaaatccacggagacagcactccatgaacttacgacaaaaattgaaagggcgatgttcgaaaaaaaaacgccttagacgcattcatggacatcgaaggtgccctCAATTATGCCTCAATtccggcaatttgtgatgctacaatacagcatggaatcgaaccgccgctaatcagttggatccttcacatgctagagtggagaaaaatccacatatcggtcggccagaagtctattgaagcaggatgtcttaggggttgcccacaggaaggggttcttcattgttatggctcttggtaatggataccctgctgtggctcctgaaggacaaaaagtcttcacgcaagcatttgcggacaaaCTAGTCgtgataattaccggcaagtttgcggacacagtatgtgaccgcttgaatgcaactttgcatgaaatccacagttcgCAATGgactcaagtatttaggagtacatttcgactccaagttaacgtggaagcaccatatccaggaacaatattagaaatcctgcagattgctctggtgccgtaggaatgcgataggcaAGATCTGGgagctttcaccaaaacggatatactggatgtacacatccataaacccattttgatgtatgcatggatcgtctggtggccaagactgaactttgccaaCAGCAGGAaattgctaacgcagattcagagacttggttgcctaagtattactggagaaatgagtactacgccgactgcggcacttgaagctatcctaatgtatgtaaatatgtacattttaAAATTTGGCAATAcactaagaaatattttgcatttttagctatatatacatggaaaaacgtgcatagagagttgctcCGCGTATAAAGAATAATATAGGGCATAATATCGGAAAgttttgtcaaaattttgggaTCAATAACAAGTTTCTCTTATTGCCGCCGGTTTGGCATGATTCATTTTTTGAAGGCTCAAGGGTTTGCTGTTAGATTCCAAATTCCTAAAAAGCAGGATATTTTTATAATCATTCTCACCTCATTCTTTatcgttttcaatattttcttatcGATAATGTAAGCAAGCCATATCATAAACAGTACGAATTTATTCACTATAATATTGACACATCACGGTTATCACTCACTATCAAAAAATGTGTCGTTTCCCCCAGAGTGATTACCGTTTATCAGCTGAAATACATTTGTACAAAGTATGGACACTTCTGAAATggtcggtatccggtctaggcctggcttaataaggaactccagacatcccggttttgcgccgaggtccaccaattcgatatccctaaaagctgtctggcgtcctgccctacgccatcgctccatcttaggtagggtctgcctcgtcttctttttctaccatagatattgcccttatagactttctgggctggatcatcctcatccatacggaccggcccaccgtaacctattgagccggattttatccacaacctgacggtcatggtatcgctcatagatttcgtggttatgcaGGCTGCGAAATCGTCCagcttcatgtagggggccaaaaatttttccgaggattcttctcacgaacgcagttcgtaattcttcttgctaagaacccaagtctccgaggaatacatgaggactggcaagataattgtcttgtacagtaacggccttgaccctatgatgagacgtttcgagcggaacagtttttgtaagctgaaataggctctgttgactgacaacaaccgtgcgcggatttcatcatcgtagctgttatcggttgtgattttcgaccctagataggagaaattgtcaacgtatactcctatccttattcttcctgtttgaccaatgcagtttgatgttgttggttggttcgtcttcggtgctgacgttaccaccatatattttgtcttgatgtgcagcccaagatctcgccccaatggccgcctgctcgatctggatgaaggcagtttgtacgtctcgggtggttcttcccatgatgtcgatatcgtcagcataggttagtagttgagtggacttgaagaggatcgtacctcttgcatttacctcagcatcatggatcactttttcgagggtcaggttaaagaggacggatgatagggcatccccttgtagtagaccattgttgatgtcgaatggtcttgagagtgatcctgctgcttttatctggcctcgcacattggtcagggtcagcctagtcagtcttattagtttcgtcgggataccgaattctcttatggccgtgtacagttttaccctggctatgctatcataggcggctttaaagtcgatgaatagatggtgcaactgttgtccatattccaacagtttttccatcgcttgccgcagagagaaaatctgatctgctgctgatttgcctgcagtgaagcctccttggtatgggccgatgatgttctgagcgtatggggctatccgacctagcaagatagcggagaatatcttatagatggtactcagcaacgtgatacctctataattgctgcactgtctatctccctttttatgtatgagacagacaatgtctcgttgccaatcgtcaggcagtgattcgctgtcccataccttgagcacaggttgatgaaccacttggtgtaactggtcgcctccatatttaaccaattcggctgtaattccatcggctcctggcgacttatgatttcttagccgatgaattgcacggactgtttctcctaaacttggtggtggcagtatttgtccgtcgtctttagttggcgggacctccaactcgccgatgctctggttgttcagtagctcagaGACTGTGCGCGAACACACAACTTTTTGCAGCTATTTCCAACAGTCTCCTCGGACAGCTAGTCCTCTTGCAAAACCCGCAAAGCCCATGCATGATAGCTTGGAATTGGAAGAGTACGGAACTGTAGAGTTCTTCGTGAGgaagcaatcattttgattaaatgaagatgaaaaattGGAAGATAGAGACTAGGGTAGGGTAAAGGGAATTAAAAAAAGTGTTATGCTACGGAAAGGAATAAGATAAGGATGAGTCTGTACTACAAAGTTATAGGAAGTGTGAGCCAACATTGGCGTCGCATAATTTGTAGTATTCCCAAGCTTGCAAGCACGAACAATTGCTAAGATTGGTTGAGGACGGATTAGAATAAAAGTTTAACTTTGGTATATTCCTTAACAAATCACATTTTATTGtattaaagaaaaaacgaaacaacaaaacaaattacAGGCTAATCTTAAAATACTcctacatatatgtacgtaggAAATACATGGACAGCAgaacttttaaaatatttctgtTTATCATAATATCAgtttaatattgaaaatatacttTCAGCTATGAAGATTCTTTTCTTAATTAGGACTGATCAGTTATAGTTTCgattaatattttcaattattttagcAGGAAATAAATTCTGTATCACAAAGAAGAATGGTAATGTAAACTATGAGTTTTTATTCTATTTCTTCAATAATTTAATAACTGAGTCGAGGTGTAACGTAGGCACTGTAAAATATCGGAAATAAAGCTGTAAAATTGAACCATCGCTTCAGAAAATAAGTGAATCCCCATCGTCTATTAAAACATTCGAATTTTTGGTTAATTTGTACCTTTGGTTAATTTCGATTAGTAATCGTGCTTGTGACAGAAGTGGATTAACTTTCACTTGTTTTGAGACAAACATATAAACGGGTTTGAATGTTCAGCAGGAGACCTATACTTGGCGATTTCAATGAAAAGTTGTACATTTTTGTAACAGGGGTTCTAAAATTTCATATATAACAATCTCAGATATAAAAATCAAGCGTAGCCTTCTTATGGGTAACGTACCTTTGATAGCATAAATAAATGCAGACATAAGTTTTCGCCATTCAAAGTATATGTCGTATAGGTCATCGGTATGGTGATATTACTGGTTTTAAAAACACAATGATGTAATATACTTCAATTATGTGCCAGTAAAGACTATAATTATTTGCAATTTCTCGGACAAATTTATTAAACAAAAATGCATCTCCTTTTGTGAATAAATTcttctaaaaaatagaaatgataTTTACAAATCCCCAAGAATACACTAGACACTTTCttctaataataattatttatggTTTCTACaataatatataaatttaaCTAAACACTCATAAAGTTAAAATACTCGTACTTCACAATACATATCAAATAATGATCCTGTAACTCCAATCACATTTCTTACATAGGTTTTCGACCCAACTGGGTATAACCGGTTGGACCATCACTTTCTGTCGACTGCCTTCGACAGTACATCCATTTCTTCATTGTTCCCCACCAGGAATCATCACTCCCCCTCTCGTTTTCATCAAAACGAAATATACCCGATGTTAACTCTTCTTCCGTCAAAAAACCGACAAAATCCCGTAAATCTGACTGAGGGAATCCCTCTCGATAATATCTCTTAATGGTGTCGTAGGCATCCATGATAACGGAAATAAATAGCGATAATACTACGTAAATGTAAAGCGAGATAAAAGAATACAAATATATTCTGCTGAACCACCACAGCATGATCGAGTTATCAGACATTGTCGTGAACGTTGCGAACATATCATCACCGTTGATTAGCGAAAACAAGCATTCGGATGTGGTTGATAGCGATCGGAATTTCAGATGATATGGCCCAAGAACCAACCAACCGCAGAAGGTAAATCCGGCGTAAATCATCAAGGCACAGAGGAGGAAACGGAAAATTTTCGGAGCGGCACGTTTTAGTGTCAGAATGACAACATTGTACGTTTTGAAGAAGCCTAAATATCGTAGAACTCCGAACCATACCAGGAGGTTACCGATACCAAGGAAAAGTGAACACAAATCCCAACCATTCGTAACGAAGTTCCTTCGTTCAATTTGCTCCTTCAATGCTGAGCCTATAACAAGCAAAACGTCATTGCAGATGATCATGATGTACCTGCAATGGAATATGGAGGAAAACATGAGACCCATATTTGATTATCAACAAAAAATAATCCAAACTTACCAAATATTCAAAAACTCCATTTTTCCATCCCAACTCAGCTCTTTTTTCAACGAAGTGCGCCAgtaattttgtgtttttattcTGAGAAGTTGAGCCCGATAAATAGCTCGAGTGCATAATGCAAACGACAGACAACAAATCAAAATCACTAAAATGTTCAGCATGCTTCGGAGCACTGCATCTAACTCAGTATCCGTGATATACTTCATATCACCACGACAGTGCAGCCTCAATGGATCTGCTTTGAGAGACAGCAACATTTGTCCATCGTGATCGCCGTTATCGAATAATATGCAAATGTTAAATTTAAAACAATCCGGTGCAGTCAGTGGCCCAACTTTGAAATTAACCGTCTTCACAGTGAACTTCAACGTAGCGCGAACGAGTGCAGCAAAGTTCACCTCGTAATCCAACGATTTCAAAAACGCTTCACTACCAATCGTTGTTACGTTTTCCGTAAGACTGAAGCAGTGTCGATCGATTTCCGGGTTGAAAATGTAACTTTCATTGAAACCGAAAATTGTCCCTTCGCGATACGTGTAGAAGCATAGCCTCAGAGGTGCCATTGAATTATCGTCGGTTGGATAACTGTAAGGACCAATTGTGGTATTCAGTTGGCTATAGCCAATTGCGGCGTAGTCAATCGTGTCGAAAAAATCGCTTTTATTGTATAGAGCTAAGGCGCCAGTTGCTGGTGGATATGAGTCCACTTCCATTGTCATATCCCAGCCTCGTAAAAATAAATGCGAAAATGTTAGACGATTGTCCCAAGTGTAGTTGACGTGATTGTAACGAGCATGTGCAAATAGGCAGAGTTGCATTGTCACCAGGACAATTTTTACAACCTGaaatgataagaaa includes:
- the LOC119648941 gene encoding sugar transporter ERD6-like; amino-acid sequence: MGSFQNKATLSLTISMGGLATGFTGGILVPATYFSNIIYEMPNGYQEGTRVSVISTLYGSIGGAIFTGILMNFLGRKLMLNGLVMPYVIGWLSILAFEIPQMIYFGRALIGLSMGGFSVISPIYLSEMAEVWCRGSMVFVFTLLVRVGFFFGFILTMWQGSTRMELMSVLLFISTTILFLPGFFIPESPMVLILQKKESEAIEVLKSIRNSDYDIDRELDDIKLQVEGLKHGSLYFASSLKRRGTKRALLTMIILCFVQQSTFISAYMFWASESGMIIALEHNFFWFAVMVQILVQMIGVFSSLITIDSSGRRTLLLISAALVMISTMGLAIRILYYDDQWLQNINQVDIIFTTSATIMHSVGLTTIPWLLTTEMYTPDIKWLGGVISAVFAWSRRLAVSEFLYFYDKEMVFRVNVVLASISAAIGILVAFFLVIETRNRKMGEIHEILNGGRIEK
- the LOC119647861 gene encoding mucolipin-3-like; this encodes MSQVNLLVEDECENSCCESDEDFNNQPRKRAGCVQKGTGGTANGTRKMASVVVRAAAGSPNRAVDGMEPSINSSEGSGHVEAPAIDLAATSSARFNEERIRRKLQFFFMNPIEKWQARRKFPYKFVVQVVKIVLVTMQLCLFAHARYNHVNYTWDNRLTFSHLFLRGWDMTMEVDSYPPATGALALYNKSDFFDTIDYAAIGYSQLNTTIGPYSYPTDDNSMAPLRLCFYTYREGTIFGFNESYIFNPEIDRHCFSLTENVTTIGSEAFLKSLDYEVNFAALVRATLKFTVKTVNFKVGPLTAPDCFKFNICILFDNGDHDGQMLLSLKADPLRLHCRGDMKYITDTELDAVLRSMLNILVILICCLSFALCTRAIYRAQLLRIKTQNYWRTSLKKELSWDGKMEFLNIWYIMIICNDVLLVIGSALKEQIERRNFVTNGWDLCSLFLGIGNLLVWFGVLRYLGFFKTYNVVILTLKRAAPKIFRFLLCALMIYAGFTFCGWLVLGPYHLKFRSLSTTSECLFSLINGDDMFATFTTMSDNSIMLWWFSRIYLYSFISLYIYVVLSLFISVIMDAYDTIKRYYREGFPQSDLRDFVGFLTEEELTSGIFRFDENERGSDDSWWGTMKKWMYCRRQSTESDGPTGYTQLGRKPM